The DNA sequence CCCGGGACCTTCGGAGAGGGCGAGCGCCGCCGCGCAGTATTCCTCCCAGGGTAGGTCCCTCACGGGAAGCGAGAGCGTCACCGACAGCGCCCCGAAGTCGAAGATCTTGACGGAGGCGTCGAGGCGCAGCCGCCGCCCTCCCGCGCCGGTCTCCGCCTCCACCTCGCCGGCGGGAACTACGAGCGGCCTGGGACGGTACTGCAGGTGCGGCGGGGAGGGGCGCATCCCCGAGATTCCGGGCGCGTCGGACGCTTCGCAAAGGGAGCGCGCGGCGTCGAGCGAGATCTCGAACCCCGCTTCGTAGGCGTAAAAAAAGAAGAGATGGCCGGATACCGCGAGCCCGCCGCTCATGCCGGCCCTCCGAGCAGGAACGGGAAGAGGTTATAGAGGAAGTGCACCGCCACCGGTACGTAGATGTTCCCGCAGCTCCTCCGTCCCCACCCGAGCAGCAGCCCGGGCAAGAAGGTCAGCAGGCGGTAGGGGGAGGGGTGGATCACCAGGTGTCCCGCGGCGAAAAGAAGGGCGGTCGGGATCACCGGCTCCATGCCCGCTTCCTCGAAGAGGTCGTACAGGTATCCGCGGAAGAAGACCTCCTCGGGCAGCGCTGTCAGCAGCAGGATGTGCGCCGCCAGCGCCGGGGAGATCGGGAGCGCCCCCCGGGGCGGGGACAGCTCCGGGGGAAGCGGCAGCATGGCGTAAAGGGACCAGGCCGCGGCGCCCGCCACGATCAGCAGCAGCCCCGTTCCGAGCGTCCTGCGGGGGTTCTCCACGCGGGTCCACTCGGGGAAGCCGCTTTTCCGGTAATGCGGCACGGGAACGTAGAGGAACAGGACGGCGGCGAGGACCGCGGTGGAGAAGATGCGCCCGGGCACGTCCAGGTAGAGCGAGAGGCGGATCGCCGCGAAGACGGCTGCGAAGGCCGCGACCGCTTCCCACGGGAACCTTTTTCCGGCGGCCACGGTCGATCCGCCGCTATCCCGCCGGCCGGATCCTGGCGAACAGCTCCTGGAACCGGTCGACGGTGAAGTCCGGGGGATGCTCGGCGAACGCGCTTGCGCCCAGACCGTACGTGACGCCGCAGGTGACCGCGCCGGCGGCCTTCCCGGCGAGGACGTCGTTCTTCGCGTCGCCCACCATCACGGTCTCGCGCGCGGAGACGCGGGCCTCCTCGATCAGGCGGAGCAGCCCCTGGGGGTCGGGCTTTTTCGTCGGGAAGCTGTCCGCCCCGCGGACGGTGTAGAAGTGGCGGGAGAGGGAAAGGCCGGAGAGGATCTTCTCCGACATCGCGAGCGGCTTGTTCGTCAGCACCGCCATCCGGTACTTCCCGGACCATTCCCGAAGCGATTCGGCGACGCCGGGATATGGCCGCGTCGTGTCCAGGAGATGCCTGCCGTAGTACGAAAGGAACCGCTCCAGCGTATCCGGCAGGAGGCCGACCTTGTCCGCGGGAAGGGCCTTCCGGA is a window from the Thermodesulfobacteriota bacterium genome containing:
- a CDS encoding CPBP family intramembrane glutamic endopeptidase, coding for MAAGKRFPWEAVAAFAAVFAAIRLSLYLDVPGRIFSTAVLAAVLFLYVPVPHYRKSGFPEWTRVENPRRTLGTGLLLIVAGAAAWSLYAMLPLPPELSPPRGALPISPALAAHILLLTALPEEVFFRGYLYDLFEEAGMEPVIPTALLFAAGHLVIHPSPYRLLTFLPGLLLGWGRRSCGNIYVPVAVHFLYNLFPFLLGGPA
- a CDS encoding HAD-IA family hydrolase, giving the protein MEYPARLLVFDLDGTLVDSKEDLSVAVNVAIGSFGIPPLPHEEICGYIGDGATTLIRKALPADKVGLLPDTLERFLSYYGRHLLDTTRPYPGVAESLREWSGKYRMAVLTNKPLAMSEKILSGLSLSRHFYTVRGADSFPTKKPDPQGLLRLIEEARVSARETVMVGDAKNDVLAGKAAGAVTCGVTYGLGASAFAEHPPDFTVDRFQELFARIRPAG